Proteins from one Bradyrhizobium manausense genomic window:
- a CDS encoding GGDEF domain-containing protein, giving the protein MFRRTATSSKERSFLHVIKLVSPFVMVVVLQATIAGFSLEVMSSVRAYVAGEAMWSRSQKNAVYFLNLYLHSGDPAQFAQYQTSLAVPIGDEYARWALERDPVDVELARIGLLQGGNHPDDVPGLIWLFRYFHQVSFFREAIREWAATDPMLLELSVFGEVIRGEVKNGPIGDSDRLQYLSSRLSELNRQFTGHATRFSTVLGEGSRTIKLTLTCLNITTAMTLILLLIWHTRRLVLQRQAFEDALRAEKDRLAFQASHDWLTGIANRRAFEARLQSELDGCSEGALSLILLDLDQFKSVNDSCGHLAGDRLLCQVAQLLQQGRRPDDLVARLGGDEFALILPQCAPYDAVNIAERLRLSLELFSFAWDGRCFAVTASIGVACIADGNTTREEAMRQADAACYRAKEKGRNRVQVDNGKPDVVVVAPRSREAVRA; this is encoded by the coding sequence GTGTTTCGCAGAACAGCAACGTCGTCGAAGGAACGCAGCTTCCTTCACGTCATCAAGCTCGTCTCGCCGTTCGTGATGGTCGTCGTGCTCCAGGCGACAATCGCGGGGTTCAGCCTGGAGGTGATGTCCTCGGTCCGCGCCTATGTCGCCGGCGAGGCGATGTGGTCACGTTCGCAGAAGAACGCCGTCTATTTCCTCAATCTCTATCTGCATTCGGGCGACCCCGCCCAGTTCGCGCAATACCAGACCTCGCTCGCCGTCCCGATCGGCGACGAATACGCGAGATGGGCACTCGAGCGCGATCCCGTCGACGTTGAGCTCGCGCGCATCGGCCTCCTGCAGGGCGGCAACCATCCCGATGACGTCCCCGGCTTGATCTGGCTGTTCCGCTATTTCCACCAGGTCAGCTTCTTCCGTGAGGCAATCCGAGAATGGGCGGCCACGGATCCGATGCTGCTGGAGCTCAGTGTCTTCGGCGAAGTCATCCGGGGCGAAGTGAAGAACGGCCCGATCGGGGATAGCGACCGCCTGCAATATCTGTCGTCGCGGCTCTCGGAGCTGAACAGGCAATTCACCGGGCATGCCACACGGTTTTCGACGGTGCTCGGCGAAGGCTCACGCACCATCAAGCTGACGCTGACCTGCTTGAACATCACGACCGCGATGACGTTGATCCTGCTCCTCATCTGGCACACCCGGCGATTGGTGCTGCAGCGGCAGGCTTTCGAAGACGCGTTGCGTGCCGAGAAGGATCGCCTCGCCTTCCAGGCCTCGCATGACTGGCTGACCGGCATCGCCAATCGCCGCGCTTTCGAGGCGCGCCTGCAGAGCGAGCTCGATGGCTGCAGCGAAGGCGCGCTCAGCCTGATTCTGCTCGACCTCGACCAGTTCAAAAGTGTCAACGACAGCTGCGGCCATCTCGCGGGCGATCGGCTGCTGTGTCAGGTCGCCCAGCTATTGCAGCAGGGGCGTCGGCCGGATGATCTGGTCGCACGGCTCGGCGGCGACGAATTTGCACTGATCCTGCCGCAATGCGCGCCCTATGACGCCGTCAACATCGCCGAGCGGCTGCGACTGTCGCTCGAGCTGTTCAGCTTCGCCTGGGACGGTCGTTGCTTCGCAGTGACCGCCAGCATCGGTGTTGCCTGCATTGCCGACGGCAACACCACACGCGAGGAAGCGATGCGTCAGGCCGACGCCGCCTGCTATCGCGCCAAGGAAAAGGGACGCAATCGGGTTCAGGTCGACAACGGGAAACCGGATGTCGTTGTCGTCGCCCCAAGATCGCGCGAAGCTGTTCGCGCGTAA
- a CDS encoding nuclear transport factor 2 family protein, protein MSTKTFTKTAPPEWLLAMWKEIDDKTFGKGFDCFAEDAICNLGVADWHGREAIRNNLRQFIDRGFTALHDVVEFWDSPELKIFHGKVAMRFDDPNIAPVRPTMVHFFYMDEKDRTKVKHWIGAVGPTGF, encoded by the coding sequence ATGAGCACGAAAACCTTCACCAAGACCGCCCCGCCGGAATGGCTCCTCGCCATGTGGAAGGAGATCGACGACAAGACATTCGGCAAGGGCTTTGACTGTTTCGCAGAAGATGCCATCTGCAATCTCGGCGTTGCCGACTGGCACGGCCGCGAGGCGATCCGCAACAATTTGCGGCAGTTCATCGACCGCGGCTTTACAGCGCTCCACGACGTCGTCGAGTTCTGGGATAGCCCTGAGCTCAAGATCTTCCACGGCAAGGTCGCGATGCGTTTCGACGATCCCAACATCGCGCCCGTGCGACCGACGATGGTCCATTTCTTCTATATGGACGAAAAGGATCGCACCAAGGTGAAGCACTGGATCGGCGCGGTGGGACCGACCGGCTTCTAG
- the pcaH gene encoding protocatechuate 3,4-dioxygenase subunit beta — protein MNVQAPALREPRLNRPEPFTPGDGGFFQRDRTIHPPAYAPGYKSSVLRSPRQALLSLENSVSEITGPVFGHNDLGPLDNDLIRNYAKDGDPVGERIIVHGRVLDESGRGVPNTLVEFWQANAGGRYRHRKDTYLAPVDPNFGGCGRAMTDDTGYYYFRTVKPGPYPWRNFVNSWRPAHIHFSVFGSGFAQRLITQMYFEGDPLIPVCPILTTIPDKDALERLVAPLDLNASTPLDSLAYRFDIVLRGSRSTYFENRTAGN, from the coding sequence ATGAATGTCCAGGCGCCAGCCTTACGGGAGCCCCGCCTCAATCGCCCCGAGCCGTTTACCCCGGGTGACGGCGGGTTTTTTCAGCGCGACCGCACCATCCATCCGCCGGCATATGCGCCTGGTTACAAGTCTTCGGTGCTGCGCTCGCCGCGCCAGGCGCTGCTGTCGCTGGAGAACTCGGTCTCTGAGATCACGGGGCCGGTGTTCGGCCACAACGATCTCGGGCCGCTCGACAACGATCTGATCCGCAACTACGCCAAGGACGGCGATCCCGTCGGCGAGCGCATCATCGTCCATGGCCGCGTGCTGGACGAGAGCGGACGCGGCGTGCCGAACACGCTGGTGGAGTTCTGGCAGGCCAACGCCGGCGGCCGCTACCGGCACAGGAAGGACACGTACCTGGCACCGGTCGATCCCAACTTCGGCGGTTGCGGTCGCGCGATGACCGACGACACCGGCTACTATTATTTCCGCACCGTGAAGCCCGGCCCCTATCCCTGGCGCAACTTCGTCAACAGCTGGCGCCCTGCCCACATCCACTTCTCGGTGTTCGGCTCGGGCTTTGCGCAACGGCTGATCACGCAGATGTATTTCGAAGGCGATCCTTTGATCCCGGTCTGCCCGATTCTCACGACGATTCCGGACAAGGACGCACTCGAACGTCTCGTGGCGCCGCTGGATCTCAACGCCTCGACCCCGCTCGACTCGCTCGCCTACCGCTTCGACATCGTGCTCCGCGGGTCACGCTCCACCTATTTCGAAAACCGCACCGCAGGAAACTGA
- a CDS encoding TetR/AcrR family transcriptional regulator translates to MNNVQEESVRDQKKSRRRLQILEIARGIIAGKGLRSLKVRDVAEAAGCSVGSVYNEFGDFDGVILTVNRETVQALTARLGGVPAEDPVRQLYGLAETYLDFFAEHANLLRSLFEHRMEDDRPYPDDILQMVMDAFALMHPPLVRVLPDADDVKIALLSRTLFSAVHGIISLGLEERMIAVPPQMLRQQVTQFLDAQLLGLGILPAR, encoded by the coding sequence ATGAACAATGTTCAAGAAGAATCGGTGCGCGACCAAAAAAAAAGTCGGCGCCGGCTCCAGATCCTGGAAATCGCCCGCGGCATCATCGCGGGTAAGGGATTGAGATCGCTGAAGGTTCGGGATGTGGCCGAGGCCGCCGGCTGCTCCGTCGGCAGTGTCTATAACGAGTTCGGCGACTTCGATGGGGTGATCCTGACCGTCAACCGGGAGACGGTTCAGGCGCTCACGGCGCGGCTGGGCGGCGTTCCGGCCGAGGATCCCGTGCGCCAGCTTTATGGCCTGGCCGAGACCTATCTCGACTTCTTTGCCGAGCACGCCAATCTGCTGCGCTCGCTGTTCGAGCATCGGATGGAGGATGATCGTCCCTATCCCGACGACATCCTTCAGATGGTGATGGATGCCTTTGCGTTGATGCATCCGCCCTTGGTGCGCGTGCTACCGGATGCGGATGATGTGAAGATCGCGCTCTTGTCGCGCACGCTGTTTTCCGCGGTGCACGGGATCATCTCGCTCGGCCTTGAAGAGCGCATGATCGCCGTGCCGCCGCAGATGCTGCGCCAGCAGGTCACGCAGTTCCTGGACGCGCAGCTCCTGGGTCTCGGGATCCTGCCGGCGCGATAA
- the pcaG gene encoding protocatechuate 3,4-dioxygenase subunit alpha — protein sequence MPQQLNYLKETASQTAGPYVHIGLIPAMAGFDIFEKNFSNVLVTPNTRGERITLEGRVLDGGGSPLRDVLLEIWQANAAGRYNHPADRSAGALDADFRGWGRGGSDFESGLVTFETIKPGAIIDRAGRKCAPYVDIWIVARGINIGLNTRLYFSDEEAANATDPVLNLVEPPVRRKTLIAARSEREGKVAYSFTINLQGPDETVFFDI from the coding sequence ATGCCGCAGCAGCTCAACTATCTCAAGGAAACCGCCTCGCAGACCGCCGGGCCCTACGTCCATATCGGCCTGATTCCGGCCATGGCCGGCTTCGACATCTTCGAGAAGAATTTTTCCAACGTTCTGGTGACGCCGAACACACGAGGCGAGCGGATCACGCTTGAAGGCAGGGTGCTCGACGGCGGCGGCTCCCCGCTGCGCGACGTCCTGCTCGAGATCTGGCAGGCCAATGCGGCAGGCCGCTACAATCATCCGGCCGATCGTTCTGCCGGCGCGCTTGACGCGGATTTCCGCGGCTGGGGCCGCGGCGGCTCCGATTTCGAGAGTGGGCTGGTGACCTTCGAGACCATCAAGCCGGGCGCAATCATCGACCGGGCCGGGCGCAAGTGCGCGCCGTACGTCGACATCTGGATCGTCGCGCGTGGCATCAACATCGGTCTCAACACACGGCTCTATTTCTCCGATGAGGAGGCTGCCAACGCTACCGATCCCGTGCTCAACCTGGTCGAGCCGCCGGTGCGTCGCAAGACCTTGATCGCCGCGCGTAGCGAGCGCGAGGGCAAGGTGGCGTATTCCTTCACAATCAATTTGCAGGGTCCGGACGAGACGGTGTTCTTCGACATCTGA
- the pncB gene encoding nicotinate phosphoribosyltransferase: MTVTDIASRTYNHSWRLDPIIRSLLDTDFYKLLMLQMIRESYPDQQVTFSVINRSRHVRLAEIIDEGELRAQLDHARTIRFTKKELIWLAGNTFYGKTHMFSADFIRWLADFRLPEYELRKVEGQYELHFYGPWTHTTMWEIPALAILNELRSRSAMKGRGRFELDVLYARAKAKLWTKVEQLRGLENLKLSDFGTRRRHGFLWQRWCVEAVKEGLGQAFIGTSNVLLAMDNDLEAIGTNAHELPMVAAALARDDEELRWAPYRILDQWRQTYGGNLLIALPDAFGTKAFLRDAPEWVADWTGFRPDSAPPIQAGEEIVAWWEKKGRNPKDKLLVFSDAMDVGSIEETYHHFAGRVRLSFGWGTNLTNDFVGCAPDGSFDLDPISLVCKVSSVDGRPAVKLSDNPEKATGMPSEIERYLRVFGNAGRVRQPVLV, from the coding sequence ATGACAGTGACCGACATTGCGAGCCGAACCTACAATCACAGCTGGCGGCTGGATCCGATCATCCGCAGCCTGCTCGATACCGATTTCTATAAGTTATTGATGTTACAGATGATTCGGGAATCGTACCCGGATCAGCAAGTGACGTTCTCGGTGATCAACCGCTCGCGCCATGTGCGGCTCGCCGAAATCATCGACGAGGGGGAGCTGCGTGCCCAGCTCGATCACGCCCGGACCATCCGCTTCACCAAGAAGGAGTTGATCTGGCTCGCCGGCAACACCTTCTACGGCAAGACCCACATGTTCTCGGCGGACTTCATCCGCTGGCTCGCGGACTTCCGCCTTCCTGAATACGAGCTGCGCAAGGTCGAGGGCCAATACGAGCTGCACTTCTACGGGCCGTGGACCCACACCACGATGTGGGAGATTCCGGCGCTCGCCATCCTCAACGAATTGCGGTCGCGCTCGGCGATGAAGGGCCGTGGCCGCTTCGAGCTCGACGTGCTCTACGCCCGTGCCAAGGCCAAGCTGTGGACCAAGGTCGAGCAGTTGCGCGGGCTGGAGAATTTGAAGCTTTCCGACTTCGGCACGCGCCGCCGCCATGGCTTCCTGTGGCAGCGCTGGTGCGTCGAGGCCGTGAAGGAAGGCCTCGGCCAAGCCTTCATCGGCACCTCCAACGTCCTGCTGGCGATGGACAACGATCTCGAGGCGATCGGCACCAATGCCCACGAGCTGCCGATGGTCGCAGCCGCGCTCGCCAGGGACGACGAGGAATTGCGCTGGGCGCCGTATCGCATCCTCGATCAGTGGCGCCAGACCTATGGCGGCAACCTCCTGATCGCGCTGCCCGACGCCTTCGGCACGAAAGCGTTTCTGCGCGATGCGCCGGAATGGGTCGCCGACTGGACCGGCTTCCGCCCCGACAGCGCGCCGCCGATCCAGGCCGGCGAAGAGATCGTCGCCTGGTGGGAGAAGAAGGGCCGCAATCCCAAGGACAAGCTGCTGGTGTTTTCCGACGCGATGGATGTCGGCTCGATCGAGGAGACCTATCACCACTTCGCCGGCCGCGTGCGGCTCTCGTTCGGCTGGGGCACCAACCTCACCAACGATTTCGTCGGCTGCGCGCCCGACGGTTCGTTCGATCTCGACCCCATCTCGCTGGTCTGCAAGGTGTCGTCGGTCGATGGACGTCCGGCCGTCAAGCTCTCCGACAATCCGGAGAAGGCGACCGGCATGCCCTCAGAGATCGAACGGTACCTGCGCGTGTTCGGCAATGCCGGCCGCGTGCGCCAGCCGGTGTTGGTGTAG
- a CDS encoding DJ-1/PfpI family protein, producing MIPHETHLQIGSLLFDGIDQIDLTGPFEVLSRIPNATYRIYARTPASVRDVRGLRLVPDATLADAPRLDVLHVPGGFGQEALMADEEVLAWIRRQATDASNIFSVCTGALLLGAAGLLRGRRATTHWASFHLLPLFGAVPVNERVVVDGTWIFAAGVTAGIDGALRLAAELRGDDVARAIQLYMQYAPEPPFDSGTPERAPGAILDQARRAVADITAQREATARRIAAKLGIATSNL from the coding sequence ATGATCCCGCACGAGACGCATCTGCAAATCGGATCCCTGCTGTTCGACGGTATCGACCAGATCGATCTGACCGGCCCGTTCGAGGTGCTGTCGCGCATTCCCAACGCGACCTATCGCATCTACGCCAGGACGCCCGCATCGGTGCGCGACGTCAGGGGTCTCCGGTTGGTACCGGATGCGACGCTCGCAGATGCACCCCGGCTCGACGTGCTTCATGTGCCCGGCGGTTTTGGCCAGGAGGCCTTGATGGCGGACGAGGAAGTTCTCGCCTGGATCCGTCGGCAGGCCACCGACGCCAGCAATATCTTTTCAGTCTGCACCGGCGCTCTGCTCCTCGGCGCGGCAGGGCTTTTGCGCGGACGGCGGGCGACGACCCATTGGGCTTCATTTCATCTGCTGCCACTGTTCGGCGCCGTTCCGGTCAACGAGCGCGTCGTGGTCGACGGGACCTGGATCTTTGCCGCCGGCGTGACCGCCGGCATCGACGGCGCCCTGCGGCTCGCAGCCGAGCTCCGCGGCGACGACGTAGCCCGTGCGATCCAGCTCTACATGCAGTATGCGCCCGAACCGCCCTTCGACAGCGGCACGCCGGAGCGCGCTCCGGGCGCAATCCTCGATCAGGCGAGGCGTGCCGTGGCCGACATCACCGCGCAACGCGAGGCGACCGCCCGGCGCATCGCCGCGAAGCTCGGGATCGCCACCTCCAATCTCTGA
- a CDS encoding GlxA family transcriptional regulator yields the protein MEVLAYPSVQLLDVTGPLQVFATANEQIVEAGGAPPYVLRVVAKDRARVTASSGLEIAAEPLPRGSSGLDTLVVAGGPGVDRAASDPALLDWLRQRVKKARRVASVCTGAFLLGASGTLDGRRAVTHWSYCAELARRFPAIRVEPDPIFVRDGAIWTSAGVTAGIDLALALVEEDLGRTAALAVARYLVVFLKRPGGQAQFSEALSLQSAEDEFGALHQWISKHLASDLSLSRLAREAGMSERSFSRHYAKATGLTPLRAIERLRVEAARRMLSETRLPVKRISQRCGFGSEETMRRSFLRVLATAPQDYRRRFGS from the coding sequence ATCGAAGTACTGGCCTATCCGTCGGTGCAGTTGCTCGACGTCACGGGGCCACTCCAGGTGTTCGCGACCGCCAACGAGCAGATCGTGGAGGCTGGTGGAGCGCCGCCTTACGTCCTTCGCGTGGTGGCGAAAGACCGCGCGCGCGTAACGGCGTCGTCAGGTCTCGAGATCGCAGCAGAGCCCCTCCCGCGCGGCAGCAGTGGGCTGGACACATTGGTGGTCGCTGGCGGTCCGGGTGTCGATCGCGCTGCTTCCGATCCGGCGTTGCTGGACTGGCTGCGGCAACGCGTCAAGAAGGCTCGGCGCGTGGCGTCGGTCTGCACCGGCGCATTTCTGCTCGGTGCATCGGGCACACTCGACGGACGGCGCGCGGTGACTCATTGGTCGTACTGTGCCGAGCTTGCGAGACGCTTCCCGGCCATCCGCGTGGAGCCAGATCCGATCTTCGTGCGCGATGGCGCGATCTGGACCTCGGCAGGCGTGACCGCAGGCATCGATCTGGCATTAGCCCTGGTGGAGGAAGATCTCGGCCGCACCGCGGCCCTGGCAGTCGCGCGCTATCTCGTCGTCTTCCTGAAGCGACCGGGCGGGCAGGCGCAGTTCAGCGAGGCGCTGTCGCTGCAATCGGCCGAGGACGAATTCGGCGCGTTGCACCAATGGATCAGCAAGCATCTTGCCAGCGATTTATCCCTGTCCAGACTGGCGCGCGAGGCCGGCATGAGTGAACGCAGTTTCAGCCGCCACTACGCGAAGGCTACCGGGCTAACGCCGCTTCGGGCCATCGAGCGGCTGCGAGTGGAAGCTGCTCGGCGGATGCTCTCGGAGACGCGCTTGCCGGTGAAGCGGATATCCCAGCGTTGCGGCTTCGGGTCCGAGGAGACCATGCGACGAAGCTTTCTTCGCGTGCTCGCCACGGCGCCGCAGGACTACCGCCGTCGCTTCGGTTCCTGA
- a CDS encoding LysR family transcriptional regulator: MHYMRKIDHLALDGHALELFLAVLEEGSVTAAATRLDLTQSAVSHGLNKLRRIAGDPLFAKSGRGIVATAHAQALAAKARALIDEMRSFAGGVTFEPASAQLSLTIAANDFQRDLLLPHFFDHVASQVQSLSLRVIPSQSPSPAVLRENRCDLLITPLPPSGVDIVQKRLLSDHYACYYDPKVRAAPSGRGAYLAARHITVVYTDNERLDFDRRLAANGFHRDIAISVPSFSGVPSFLRGSQMLASMPSLLASGVMHGFAHAQIPLPSRTRTLAELPMFMVWHQRYQKDPAHRWVRAQLESVAATATA; encoded by the coding sequence ATGCATTACATGAGAAAAATCGATCATTTGGCGCTGGACGGCCACGCTCTCGAACTGTTCCTGGCAGTGCTGGAGGAAGGTTCGGTCACAGCGGCCGCAACACGCCTTGACCTGACGCAATCGGCCGTCAGTCATGGGCTCAACAAGCTGCGGCGGATCGCGGGCGACCCGCTGTTCGCAAAGTCCGGCCGCGGCATTGTCGCGACCGCCCATGCCCAAGCCCTGGCCGCCAAGGCGCGCGCGCTGATCGACGAGATGCGCAGCTTCGCCGGCGGCGTCACTTTCGAGCCGGCGAGCGCGCAGCTGTCGCTGACGATCGCCGCCAATGATTTCCAGCGCGACCTGCTGCTCCCGCACTTCTTCGACCATGTCGCTTCGCAGGTGCAAAGCCTAAGCCTGCGCGTGATCCCCTCGCAATCGCCCTCGCCCGCCGTGCTGCGCGAGAATCGCTGCGATCTGCTGATTACCCCACTGCCGCCGTCCGGCGTCGACATCGTGCAGAAGCGGCTGCTGAGCGATCATTACGCCTGCTACTACGATCCCAAGGTGCGTGCCGCACCATCAGGCCGCGGCGCTTATCTCGCAGCCCGACACATCACCGTGGTCTATACCGACAATGAGCGGCTCGACTTCGACCGCCGGCTCGCGGCCAACGGCTTCCACCGCGACATCGCCATCTCGGTGCCGAGCTTCTCCGGCGTGCCGTCGTTCCTGCGCGGCTCGCAAATGCTCGCGAGCATGCCGAGCCTGCTCGCCTCCGGCGTGATGCACGGCTTCGCGCATGCGCAGATACCTCTGCCCTCACGCACCCGCACGCTGGCCGAACTGCCGATGTTCATGGTCTGGCACCAGCGCTACCAGAAAGACCCGGCGCATCGTTGGGTCCGCGCACAATTGGAATCGGTGGCGGCGACCGCCACTGCCTGA